The following proteins are encoded in a genomic region of Streptococcus sp. 29892:
- a CDS encoding YutD family protein, translating to MKKDISPEMYNYNKYPGPSFARVGDKVVSENIELDLVEDYKEAFDQTIFGQRFSQLMLKFDYIVGDWGNEQLRLKGFYKDDKTVKSDSKISRLDDYLTEFCNFGCAYFVLANPNPQDLPVEEEDRPRRKRSRSRNRNRNQQRTEPIAPKDNKNNRNDRQKKGKQQNKQSEQRHFSMKNAGVKAIQTERSQKRDRKQNNREMNEAKRSFVIRQK from the coding sequence ATGAAAAAAGATATTTCACCAGAAATGTATAACTACAACAAGTATCCTGGACCAAGTTTTGCTCGTGTGGGGGATAAGGTTGTATCTGAAAATATTGAACTAGACCTTGTGGAAGACTATAAAGAGGCTTTTGACCAGACTATTTTCGGTCAGCGTTTTTCACAGTTGATGCTCAAGTTTGACTATATTGTCGGCGATTGGGGCAATGAGCAATTGCGTTTGAAGGGCTTTTATAAGGATGATAAGACTGTTAAGTCTGACTCTAAAATCAGTCGTTTGGATGATTATTTGACAGAATTCTGTAATTTTGGCTGTGCTTATTTCGTCTTAGCCAATCCAAATCCGCAGGACTTGCCTGTTGAGGAGGAGGACAGACCCCGTCGCAAGCGGAGTCGTTCCCGCAATCGCAACAGAAATCAGCAGAGGACGGAGCCTATTGCACCAAAAGACAACAAGAATAATCGCAATGACCGTCAGAAAAAAGGGAAGCAGCAAAACAAGCAGTCGGAACAGCGTCATTTTTCTATGAAAAATGCTGGGGTTAAGGCTATTCAGACGGAGCGTAGTCAAAAACGTGACCGTAAGCAGAATAATCGGGAGATGAATGAGGCTAAGCGTAGCTTTGTTATCCGTCAGAAGTAG
- the rlmN gene encoding 23S rRNA (adenine(2503)-C(2))-methyltransferase RlmN — protein sequence MKPSIYAFSQANLVDWILENGEKKFRATQIWEWLYRSRVQSFAEMTNLPKSLIEKLEENFVVNPLKQRIVQESKDGTIKYLFELPDGMLIETVLMHQHYGLSVCVTTQVGCNIGCTFCASGLIPKQRDLTSGEIVAQIMLVQKYLDERNQNERVSHIVVMGIGEPLDNYDNVMTFLRVVNDDKGLAIGARHITVSTSGLAPKIRDFAREGVQVNLAVSLHAPNNDLRSSIMRINRRYPIEVLFEAIEDYIKVTNRRVTFEYIMLNEVNDGVEQAQELADLTKNIRKLSYINLIPYNPVSEHDQYSRSTRERTLAFFDVLKKNGVNCVVRQEHGTDIDAACGQLRSNTLKKDREKARARIAAAKAKAGIGA from the coding sequence ATGAAACCATCAATTTATGCCTTTAGTCAAGCCAATCTAGTGGATTGGATTTTAGAAAATGGGGAAAAGAAATTCCGTGCGACACAGATTTGGGAATGGCTCTATCGTTCCCGTGTCCAGTCCTTTGCGGAAATGACCAACTTGCCCAAGTCATTGATTGAAAAATTGGAAGAAAACTTTGTGGTCAACCCACTCAAGCAACGGATTGTACAGGAGTCTAAGGACGGGACGATCAAATACCTGTTTGAATTGCCAGATGGCATGCTGATTGAAACAGTTCTCATGCACCAGCATTATGGTCTGTCAGTCTGTGTAACAACTCAGGTAGGTTGCAATATTGGTTGTACCTTCTGTGCTTCTGGTTTGATTCCTAAGCAACGTGATTTGACCAGTGGTGAGATTGTGGCTCAGATTATGTTGGTGCAGAAATACCTGGATGAGCGTAATCAGAATGAGCGTGTCAGCCATATCGTAGTTATGGGTATCGGTGAGCCGCTTGACAACTATGACAATGTTATGACCTTCTTGCGTGTGGTCAATGATGACAAGGGCTTGGCAATCGGTGCCCGTCACATCACGGTTTCGACTTCTGGCTTGGCACCAAAAATCCGTGATTTTGCCCGTGAAGGTGTTCAGGTCAACTTGGCAGTTTCTCTCCACGCGCCAAATAACGACCTTCGTTCCAGCATCATGCGGATCAACCGTCGTTATCCAATCGAAGTATTGTTCGAGGCAATCGAGGACTATATCAAGGTAACCAACCGCCGTGTGACCTTTGAGTACATCATGCTCAATGAAGTTAACGACGGAGTTGAACAGGCGCAGGAATTGGCTGATTTGACCAAGAATATCCGTAAATTGTCTTATATCAACCTCATTCCATATAACCCGGTTAGTGAGCATGACCAGTACAGCCGTTCAACTAGAGAGCGGACCCTGGCTTTCTTTGATGTTTTGAAGAAAAATGGGGTCAACTGTGTTGTTCGTCAGGAACACGGTACAGATATTGATGCGGCTTGTGGTCAGTTGCGTTCCAATACGCTCAAGAAAGACCGCGAAAAGGCGCGTGCTCGTATTGCAGCCGCAAAAGCAAAGGCAGGTATTGGAGCATGA
- a CDS encoding VanZ family protein, whose product MRRFFQADGNLTKLGRQICKSLAGAYALAIVLLCFLPQSWYPQYKDFSTPGIIQIGRLYLLPTPFNSIVNGDKVDSLADLGWIFLQNFTNIFLLFPLVFLLLFLLEKWRSLGAVIRYTFCMSLFIECTQLLLDILIDAGRVFEVDDLWTNTLGGVLAYGLYRCFIHTIMDCKLDK is encoded by the coding sequence ATGAGAAGATTCTTCCAAGCAGATGGGAATCTGACCAAGCTAGGAAGACAAATTTGTAAAAGCTTAGCTGGGGCCTATGCTCTGGCTATTGTTTTACTCTGTTTCCTACCGCAGTCTTGGTACCCCCAGTACAAAGACTTTTCCACACCAGGCATCATTCAGATTGGGCGGCTCTATCTACTCCCCACTCCCTTTAATAGTATTGTCAATGGTGATAAGGTAGATAGCCTAGCAGATTTGGGCTGGATATTCTTGCAGAATTTTACCAACATTTTTCTACTCTTTCCTCTGGTTTTTCTTCTCCTTTTCCTTTTGGAAAAATGGCGGAGCCTTGGAGCAGTCATTCGTTATACCTTTTGCATGAGCCTGTTTATTGAGTGCACTCAGCTATTGCTAGACATACTCATTGATGCGGGGCGAGTGTTTGAAGTGGATGACCTCTGGACAAATACACTTGGAGGTGTTTTGGCTTATGGCCTCTATCGTTGTTTTATTCATACTATTATGGATTGTAAACTAGATAAGTAA
- the nadE gene encoding ammonia-dependent NAD(+) synthetase: protein MTLQETIIKELGVKPSIDPNEEIRRSIDFLKDYLKKHPFLKTYVLGISGGQDSTLAGRLAQLTMEEMRAETGDDSYQFIAIRLPYGVQADESDAQAALAFIQPDVSLTINIKESTDAMVAAVNANGLSMSDFNKGNAKARMRMIAQYAVAGERKGAVIGTDHAAENITGFFTKHGDGGADILPLFRLNKRQGKQLLAALGADEKLYLKVPTADLEEDKPGLADEVALGVTYNQIDDYLGGKTIDPQAQTIIEGWWNKTAHKRHLPITIFDDFWK, encoded by the coding sequence ATGACCCTACAAGAAACCATTATCAAGGAACTAGGTGTCAAGCCAAGCATTGACCCCAATGAAGAAATCCGTCGCTCCATCGACTTTCTCAAAGACTATCTGAAAAAACATCCCTTTTTGAAAACCTATGTTTTGGGTATTTCAGGTGGACAAGACTCAACCTTGGCTGGTCGTTTGGCCCAGTTGACTATGGAAGAAATGCGGGCGGAAACAGGTGACGACTCCTACCAATTTATCGCTATCCGCCTCCCTTACGGTGTGCAGGCTGACGAGTCCGATGCCCAAGCAGCCCTAGCCTTTATTCAACCAGATGTCAGCCTAACCATCAACATCAAAGAATCAACAGATGCCATGGTGGCTGCAGTCAATGCAAATGGGCTTTCTATGTCTGATTTTAATAAGGGAAATGCTAAAGCCCGCATGCGTATGATTGCCCAATATGCAGTGGCTGGTGAACGCAAGGGAGCTGTGATTGGAACCGATCATGCAGCTGAAAACATCACTGGCTTCTTTACCAAGCACGGTGATGGCGGTGCAGATATCCTGCCCCTCTTCCGCCTTAACAAGCGTCAAGGTAAGCAACTTCTAGCAGCCTTGGGAGCAGATGAAAAACTCTACCTCAAAGTCCCTACCGCTGACTTGGAAGAGGACAAACCAGGCTTGGCGGATGAAGTCGCTCTTGGTGTTACCTATAACCAAATTGACGACTATCTAGGAGGCAAAACCATCGACCCTCAAGCCCAAACCATTATCGAAGGATGGTGGAATAAAACAGCCCACAAACGCCACCTGCCAATCACAATTTTTGATGACTTTTGGAAATAA
- a CDS encoding nicotinate phosphoribosyltransferase: MTVFTDDSLTLHTDLYQINMMQVYFNQKIHNKHAVFEVYFRSQPFKNGYAVFAGLERVVEYLNNLSFSQTDIDYLTELGYPKNFLDYLANLEMNLTVRSAKEGDLVYANEPIMQIEGPLAQCQLIETAILNIVNYQTLIATKARRIKAVIEDEMLMEFGTRRAQEMDAAIWGTRAAFIGGASATSNVRAGKIFGIPVAGTHAHALVQTYGDDYKAFKAYAETHHDCVFLVDTYDTLRIGVPAAIKVAKEMGDQINFKGVRIDSGDMAYISKKVRQQLDEAGFTEAKIYASNDLDENTILNLKMQKAKIDVWGVGTKLITAYDQPALGAVYKIVSIEDEDGSMRDTIKLSSNVEKVSTPGKKQVWRITSKEKGKSEGDYITFADTDVSQMDSIYMFHPTYTYINKTVENFDARPLLIPIFEEGKQVYELPSLAEIQAYANQEFDKLWDEYKRVLNPQLYPVDLAQDVWDNKMNIINRIRKQSQAKSI, encoded by the coding sequence ATGACAGTTTTTACAGATGACAGTTTAACCCTGCATACCGATCTTTACCAGATTAATATGATGCAGGTCTATTTTAATCAAAAGATCCACAATAAACATGCCGTGTTTGAAGTCTATTTCCGTTCTCAGCCCTTTAAAAATGGCTATGCCGTCTTTGCTGGTTTGGAGCGTGTAGTAGAATACCTCAACAATCTCAGCTTCAGCCAGACAGATATTGACTATTTGACTGAATTAGGCTATCCAAAGAATTTCCTTGACTATTTGGCAAATCTAGAAATGAACTTGACCGTTCGTTCTGCCAAGGAAGGTGACCTGGTCTATGCCAACGAACCTATTATGCAGATTGAAGGTCCTCTTGCCCAGTGCCAGTTGATTGAAACGGCTATTCTCAATATCGTCAACTACCAAACCCTGATTGCTACCAAGGCTCGTCGTATCAAGGCAGTCATTGAAGATGAGATGCTGATGGAATTTGGTACCCGTCGTGCCCAAGAAATGGATGCTGCCATTTGGGGCACCCGCGCAGCCTTTATCGGTGGTGCTTCTGCCACTTCCAATGTCCGAGCAGGAAAAATCTTCGGCATTCCTGTTGCTGGTACCCATGCCCATGCCCTAGTCCAAACCTACGGCGATGATTACAAGGCTTTCAAGGCCTACGCTGAAACCCATCACGACTGTGTTTTCTTGGTAGATACCTATGATACCCTTCGTATTGGTGTTCCAGCAGCCATCAAGGTTGCCAAGGAAATGGGCGATCAGATTAACTTCAAAGGGGTGCGGATTGATTCTGGTGATATGGCCTATATTTCCAAAAAGGTCCGTCAACAGTTGGATGAGGCTGGTTTCACTGAGGCAAAAATCTACGCATCCAACGACTTGGATGAAAATACCATCCTCAACCTCAAAATGCAAAAGGCAAAAATTGATGTCTGGGGAGTGGGCACCAAGTTGATTACAGCCTATGACCAACCAGCCTTAGGCGCTGTCTACAAGATTGTATCCATCGAAGATGAAGACGGAAGCATGCGAGATACCATCAAACTGTCTTCAAACGTGGAAAAGGTATCGACACCTGGCAAAAAACAAGTCTGGCGCATCACCTCAAAAGAAAAAGGCAAGTCAGAAGGCGACTATATCACCTTTGCGGATACGGATGTCAGCCAAATGGACAGCATTTATATGTTCCATCCAACCTATACCTACATCAACAAGACCGTTGAAAACTTCGACGCCCGTCCTCTCCTAATCCCAATTTTTGAAGAGGGCAAGCAAGTCTATGAATTACCAAGTCTAGCGGAAATTCAAGCCTATGCCAACCAGGAATTTGACAAGCTCTGGGACGAATACAAACGCGTACTCAACCCTCAGCTCTATCCAGTTGACCTGGCCCAAGATGTCTGGGATAACAAGATGAACATCATCAATCGCATTCGCAAACAAAGCCAAGCCAAATCCATCTAA
- a CDS encoding prepilin peptidase encodes MKTIILFFLGASIGSFLGLVIDRFPEQSIIAPSSHCNACKRRLKAWDLIPILSQLSTKSKCRYCKAKIPYWYLGLEFLAGLLVLLCHFHILSIAETILILAGLVLTIYDIKHQEYPFAVWLLFTFVALILSQLNWLFCGFLVLAYLTEKWQLNIGSGDFLYLASLSLLFGFTEIIWIIQLSSILGLAIFFIFKPKSLPYVPFLFLASLIINITL; translated from the coding sequence ATGAAGACAATTATCCTATTTTTCCTGGGAGCTTCTATCGGCTCCTTCTTGGGATTGGTCATCGACCGTTTCCCTGAACAATCCATTATCGCCCCATCTAGTCACTGCAATGCCTGCAAACGACGGCTCAAGGCTTGGGATCTAATTCCTATTCTTTCCCAGCTTTCCACAAAATCTAAGTGCCGTTACTGCAAGGCGAAAATTCCTTATTGGTATCTGGGACTGGAATTCTTAGCTGGTCTATTGGTCCTGCTCTGCCATTTTCACATCCTATCCATAGCTGAAACTATTCTTATCTTAGCCGGGCTGGTCTTGACCATTTACGACATCAAGCATCAGGAATATCCCTTCGCTGTCTGGCTACTCTTTACCTTTGTAGCCCTCATTCTCTCCCAGCTCAACTGGCTCTTCTGTGGCTTTTTGGTCCTGGCCTATCTGACTGAAAAATGGCAACTCAATATCGGTTCTGGCGATTTTCTCTATCTGGCCAGCCTCTCACTCCTTTTCGGCTTTACAGAAATTATCTGGATTATTCAACTAAGTTCCATCCTAGGGCTGGCCATCTTTTTCATCTTTAAACCCAAATCCCTACCCTATGTACCTTTTCTATTCCTTGCCAGCCTAATCATCAATATCACTCTCTAA
- a CDS encoding cation diffusion facilitator family transporter: protein MSSSKNTFIAFLLNLSFSIIEFIFGWLFGSSAILADAVHDLGDALAIGSSAIMQTYANKPADKFYPFGYKRWNILAALLTSSILIIGSSLILVENIPNLFHPNPVNQDGMLVLGIIAVIINFLASRIVKNGHSHNESILSLHFLEDILGWLAVILVSIILQFTDWYFLDPLLSLGIAIFILSKALPKAWNSVKILLETSPQGVNLEEVKEILLALENVHEITQLNVWTMDGYDHCATVTVKLTNPAVADKTKANIRNSLITFGIVQSTIEIL from the coding sequence ATGTCATCTTCTAAAAATACATTTATCGCTTTTCTCCTCAATCTCAGCTTTTCTATTATCGAGTTTATCTTTGGCTGGCTCTTTGGTTCTAGCGCCATCTTAGCAGATGCTGTTCATGATTTGGGTGACGCCCTCGCCATCGGAAGCTCTGCCATCATGCAAACCTATGCCAACAAACCTGCTGACAAGTTCTATCCTTTTGGCTACAAGAGATGGAATATTTTGGCCGCTCTCTTGACTTCTAGTATTCTGATTATCGGCTCCAGCTTGATCCTTGTAGAAAACATTCCCAATCTTTTCCATCCCAACCCTGTCAATCAAGATGGGATGTTGGTACTCGGCATTATCGCTGTCATCATCAATTTCCTTGCTTCTCGTATTGTAAAAAATGGCCATAGCCATAATGAATCCATTCTCAGCTTGCACTTTTTAGAGGATATTTTGGGATGGCTGGCGGTCATCCTTGTTTCCATCATTCTTCAATTTACTGATTGGTACTTTCTAGACCCATTACTCTCACTCGGTATTGCTATCTTCATCCTCTCCAAAGCCCTGCCAAAAGCCTGGAATAGTGTCAAGATTCTACTTGAAACAAGTCCGCAAGGAGTAAATCTTGAAGAAGTGAAAGAAATTCTCCTTGCTCTTGAAAATGTTCACGAAATCACTCAACTGAATGTCTGGACCATGGATGGATATGACCATTGTGCGACAGTGACGGTCAAACTAACAAATCCTGCTGTAGCAGACAAGACCAAAGCAAACATACGAAATTCTCTCATTACCTTTGGCATTGTCCAAAGCACCATCGAAATTTTGTAA
- a CDS encoding TetR/AcrR family transcriptional regulator, translated as MDRRIAKTKRAIFQAFLTLLNDKGYDEMRVQDVIDLADVGRSTFYAHYASKEALLEELCHDLFHHLFTGREDADVKTLLAHIFKHFRTNQDRVASLLLSRNAYFLRELEAELKHDIFPKVVEDYMQDKGNLPEDLLVHFVVTTFVETVSWWLQQRKKVDEATLTEYYVRLLA; from the coding sequence ATGGATAGACGAATTGCAAAAACAAAAAGAGCTATTTTTCAGGCTTTTTTGACCTTATTAAATGATAAGGGCTATGACGAGATGCGCGTGCAGGATGTTATTGACCTGGCAGATGTGGGGCGTTCCACTTTCTATGCCCACTATGCCAGTAAGGAAGCTTTATTAGAAGAACTTTGTCATGACCTCTTTCACCACTTATTTACAGGTCGTGAAGATGCGGATGTGAAGACCTTGTTGGCCCATATTTTCAAACACTTTCGGACCAATCAAGACCGAGTTGCCAGCCTTTTATTGTCCCGCAATGCCTATTTTCTAAGAGAACTGGAAGCGGAGCTGAAACACGACATTTTTCCAAAAGTGGTTGAAGACTACATGCAGGACAAGGGGAATCTTCCAGAGGATTTGCTGGTACATTTTGTTGTGACCACTTTTGTGGAGACGGTCAGCTGGTGGTTGCAGCAACGCAAAAAGGTGGACGAAGCCACCTTGACCGAATATTATGTAAGATTATTAGCTTAA
- a CDS encoding class I SAM-dependent methyltransferase produces MLRPLHMAHAFLDEILTDQDLAVDATMGNGHDTLFLAQRAGKVVAFDIQEQALTTTAEKLEKAGLTNAQLVLTGHENLDKYVEECKAAIFNLGYLPSADKSVITLPATTLQAIEKVLDRLVVGGRLAIMIYYGHEGGAVEKDAVLDFVSQLDQTVFTAMLYKPLNQVNTPPFLVMVERLKSSSN; encoded by the coding sequence ATGCTTAGACCTTTACACATGGCTCATGCCTTTTTAGATGAAATTTTAACCGACCAGGACCTAGCGGTTGATGCGACGATGGGAAATGGCCATGACACGCTATTTTTAGCCCAGCGAGCAGGAAAAGTGGTGGCCTTTGATATTCAGGAACAAGCCCTGACCACAACGGCTGAAAAACTAGAAAAAGCTGGCTTGACCAATGCCCAATTGGTTTTGACAGGACACGAAAACCTCGACAAATATGTAGAGGAATGCAAGGCAGCCATTTTCAATCTGGGCTATCTTCCTTCGGCGGATAAGTCAGTTATTACCTTGCCTGCAACCACCCTTCAAGCTATCGAAAAAGTTCTTGACCGACTGGTGGTTGGTGGTCGCCTAGCCATCATGATTTACTATGGACATGAGGGTGGGGCGGTTGAGAAGGATGCTGTCTTAGACTTTGTCAGCCAGCTAGACCAGACCGTCTTTACAGCCATGCTCTACAAACCGCTTAACCAAGTCAATACCCCACCATTTTTGGTGATGGTGGAACGATTAAAATCCAGCTCAAACTAG
- a CDS encoding ISL3 family transposase, translating into MEQLNLITNFLRIKDKNITISNEYDLGTHLELHGHLDYTAPKCPKCKGQMAKYDFQKASKIPYLETAGYPLLIRLRKRRFKCKECGKIAVAETPLVKKNHQIAVAVNQKIAQLLIENQAMTHIAHRLSISTSSVIRKLNEFKFETDWNKLPEVMSWDEYAFKKGKMSFIAQDFNSLNVITILDGRTQATIRNHFLRYPRKVRNRVKVITMDMFSPYYKLARQLFPNAKIVLDRFHIVQHLSRAMNRVRIQIMNQLDRKSQEYRALKRYWKLIQQDSRKLSDKRFYRPMFRMHLTNKEILEKLLSYSDELRQHYELYQFLLFHFQEKNSDHFFSLIEQEIASVNPIFQTVFKTFLKDKDKVLNAMELPYSNAKLEATNNLIKVIKRNAFGFRNFENFRKRILIALNIKKERTNFVLSRC; encoded by the coding sequence ATGGAACAACTAAATCTTATCACAAATTTTCTCAGAATTAAAGACAAAAATATTACTATCTCTAATGAATATGACCTGGGAACTCACTTAGAACTCCACGGTCACTTGGATTACACAGCCCCTAAATGCCCAAAATGCAAGGGACAAATGGCAAAATACGACTTCCAGAAGGCCTCCAAAATTCCCTACCTAGAAACTGCTGGCTATCCCTTACTTATCCGCCTTAGAAAGCGTCGTTTCAAGTGCAAGGAATGTGGGAAAATAGCGGTCGCTGAAACTCCTCTTGTCAAGAAGAACCACCAAATCGCTGTCGCAGTTAACCAGAAGATCGCTCAATTACTCATCGAAAATCAAGCAATGACACATATCGCACACAGGCTATCCATCTCAACATCATCAGTTATTCGAAAACTAAATGAGTTCAAGTTTGAAACGGATTGGAACAAGCTTCCAGAAGTCATGTCCTGGGACGAGTATGCCTTCAAGAAGGGGAAGATGAGCTTTATCGCACAAGATTTCAACTCCCTGAATGTCATAACCATTCTGGACGGAAGAACTCAAGCAACCATTCGAAACCACTTTCTGCGCTATCCTAGAAAGGTTAGAAATCGGGTCAAAGTCATTACCATGGATATGTTTAGTCCCTACTACAAATTGGCTAGACAACTATTTCCAAACGCCAAGATTGTACTCGACCGCTTTCATATCGTGCAACACCTTAGTCGTGCTATGAACCGTGTCCGTATTCAAATTATGAACCAACTTGATAGAAAATCGCAGGAATACCGAGCCTTGAAACGCTACTGGAAATTGATACAACAGGATAGTCGTAAACTCAGCGATAAACGATTTTATCGCCCTATGTTTCGGATGCATTTAACCAACAAGGAAATTCTAGAAAAACTCCTATCCTACTCAGATGAGCTCCGACAGCACTATGAACTCTATCAATTTCTCTTGTTCCATTTCCAAGAGAAAAATTCAGATCATTTCTTCAGTCTCATCGAACAGGAAATAGCCTCTGTTAATCCTATTTTCCAGACGGTATTTAAGACATTTCTAAAGGATAAAGACAAGGTTTTAAACGCCATGGAATTGCCTTATTCCAATGCCAAACTGGAAGCTACCAACAATCTCATCAAAGTCATTAAGAGAAATGCCTTTGGTTTTAGGAACTTTGAAAACTTTAGAAAACGCATTTTGATTGCTTTGAACATAAAGAAAGAGAGAACGAATTTCGTCCTCTCTAGGTGTTAG
- a CDS encoding ABC transporter ATP-binding protein: protein MILSMKELSYKRQGKYLLKDINWEFKKGERWAILGLNGAGKSTLLRILMAEFWKTSGELTVLGVEFGKGDIPGLRTKIGVVGSFLAERFPIDLTAEQIVLTGKYKSSILYREYGQAELDEAIDMFKTIKAEHLIGRTYASLSQGERQLLLIARSLMEDPAILILDEATVGLDLLARERLLHHIDHICQLPTAPAIIYVTHHAEEITDNFTHVLLLKDGTVLAQGPKEDILTPDLLSDFYGNQVELIDLGEGRLFIKPIL, encoded by the coding sequence ATGATTTTATCCATGAAAGAACTGTCCTACAAAAGACAGGGGAAGTACCTATTAAAAGATATCAACTGGGAATTTAAAAAAGGAGAGCGTTGGGCTATTTTAGGCCTTAACGGTGCTGGAAAATCAACACTGCTGCGCATATTGATGGCAGAGTTTTGGAAGACATCTGGCGAGTTGACTGTTCTGGGAGTGGAATTTGGTAAGGGTGATATTCCCGGCCTGCGCACTAAGATTGGTGTGGTCGGCTCCTTTTTGGCAGAACGATTTCCCATTGATTTGACAGCTGAGCAGATTGTCTTGACTGGAAAATACAAATCCTCCATCCTCTACCGTGAATACGGTCAAGCAGAATTGGATGAAGCTATAGACATGTTCAAAACCATTAAGGCTGAGCACTTGATTGGTCGAACCTATGCTAGTTTGTCACAAGGGGAACGCCAACTCCTGCTGATTGCCCGCAGTTTGATGGAAGATCCTGCGATTTTGATTTTGGACGAGGCTACTGTTGGCTTGGACCTTCTGGCTCGCGAACGCCTGCTCCATCACATCGACCATATCTGCCAACTCCCAACGGCTCCCGCCATTATCTACGTCACCCATCACGCCGAAGAAATAACTGATAATTTCACCCATGTCCTCCTGCTCAAAGATGGCACGGTCTTGGCTCAGGGTCCCAAAGAAGACATCCTTACACCTGATTTACTAAGTGATTTTTACGGCAATCAGGTGGAATTGATTGACTTGGGTGAGGGAAGATTATTCATTAAGCCCATATTATAA